Proteins from a single region of Oryza brachyantha chromosome 6, ObraRS2, whole genome shotgun sequence:
- the LOC102720997 gene encoding plasmodesmata-located protein 6, whose translation MSKRLATAAVRVLLPLLALCACATRARGADDYTAFVYAGCSQARYDAGTQYAADVDTALSALTNSAGYTAYANYTSPSAAATGLVGLYQCRSDLPAAICGGCVKSAVTKLASLCNSAAGAAVQLRACFVRYGNDSFLGRQDTTVLFKKCGGEGGDTGVVAMRDAALGALVAAAAPADEGSYRAGAAGYVQAMSQCVGDLGAKACTDCVSAASSQLKAGCGYASAGEVYLGKCYARFWSNAGTGDNNGGGVGGSIGGGGNGINGGGGAVGGGNGYAYGFVPHTYSDHDESGKTLAIIIGLVAAVALVIVFLSFIRRAGGVGGKS comes from the exons GCCTgcgccacgcgcgcgcgcggcgccgacgactACACGGCGTTCGTGTACGCGGGTTGCTCGCAGGCGCGCTACGACGCCGGGACGCAGTACGCGGCGGACGTCGACACCGCGCTGTCGGCGCTCACCAACAGCGCTGGCTACACCGCCTACGCCAACTacacctcgccgtcggccgccgccaccggcctgGTCGGGCTCTACCAGTGCCGCTCCGACCTCCCCGCGGCGATCTGCGGCGGCTGCGTCAAGTCGGCCGTCACCAAGCTCGCCTCGCTCTGCAACTCCGCCGCGGGGGCCGCGGTGCAGCTGCGCGCGTGCTTCGTCCGCTACGGGAACGACTCGTTCCTCGGGAGGCAGGACACCACGGTGCTGTTCAAGaagtgcggcggcgagggcggcgacaCCGGCGTCGTCGCCATGCGCGACGCGGCGCTCGGCGCTCTCGTGGCCGCCGCGGCACCCGCCGACGAGGGCTCGTaccgcgccggcgcggcgggctACGTGCAGGCCATGTCGCAGTGCGTGGGGGACCTCGGCGCCAAGGCCTGCACCGACTGCGTCTCCGCCGCGTCCTCGCAGCTCAAGGCCGGCTGCGGGTACGCCTCCGCAGGCGAGGTGTACCTCGGCAAGTGCTACGCGCGCTTCTGGTCCAATGCCGGCACCGGTGACAACAACggaggtggcgtcggcggcagCATTGGCGGCGGTGGGAATGGCatcaatggcggcggcggcgctgtggGCGGCGGCAATGGATACGCATATGGATTTGTGCCGCACACGTACAGTGACCACG ATGAATCTGGGAAAACCCTTGCCATCATCATCGGCCTCGTGGCGGCCGTCGCCCTCGTCATCGTCTTCCTCTCCTTCATTAGAAGAGCCGGAGGTGTCGGTG GCAAAAGCTAA
- the LOC102720717 gene encoding L-type lectin-domain containing receptor kinase SIT2-like: MHLKPNSIVSFLVLLQLFHVLVRSHEAAAAATGGGGDSEQFMYEGFAGARLDLDGMALVEPDGKLMLSNVTSQLKGHAFHPAPLRFHALSARAPRNGTASAARSFSTTFVFAIAAEYVTVSGNGLAFFVAPSKNMSAALPSQFLGLFNSGNIGNASNHIFAVELDTIINPEFHDINSNHVGVDVNGLVSVDSKPAGYYADDTGEFKNLTLFSGAAMQVWVDYDGGAMVINVTLAPVEVPKPRKPLLSVPVDLSSVVTDEAYVGFSSSTGPHKTRHYVLGWSFALDGPAPPLDYTKLPKLPRANAKRRSMLLKVVVPVATSLIVLAVVIGASLHIWHRRRRHAEVREDWEVEFGPHRFAYKDLVRATRGFDGKRLLGVGGFGRVYRGVLPVSRTEVAVKVVSHDAKQGMRQFIAEVVSIGRLRHRNVVPLLGYCRRRGELLLVYDYMPNGSLDRWLYGQGAPPLSWAQRLRAIRGVAAGLLYLHEDWEQVVVHRDVKASNVLLDGEMNARLGDFGLARLYDRGADPKTTRVVGTMGYLAPELAHTRRATPATDVFAFGSFVLEVVCGRRPIEHGGTGDGGDDGQLVLADWVLDRWHKGDIAGAADARLCGDYDREKAALVLKLGLLCSQPAPGARPSMRQVVQFLDGDAALPPELAPTYRSFTTLAITPSADGFDSSAVSCPSSTVTSVDGGGSSVHSGDRAQETETRSLIETL, translated from the coding sequence ATGCATCTCAAGCCTAACTCCATCGTCTCCTTCCTTGTGCTGCTGCAACTCTTCCACGTTCTTGTCCGCAGCcatgaggcggcggcggcggcgaccggcggcggtggtgataGCGAGCAGTTCATGTACGAGGGCTTCGCCGGCGCGCGGCTCGACCTGGACGGCATGGCGCTGGTCGAGCCGGACGGCAAGCTCATGCTGAGCAACGTCACGTCCCAGCTGAAGGGCCACGCGTTCCACCCGGCGCCGCTCCGCTTCCACGCGCTGTCGGCGAGGGCGCCGCGGAACGGcactgcctccgccgcccgctcctTCTCGACTACCTTCGtgttcgccatcgccgccgagtATGTCACGGTCAGCGGCAACGGGCTCGCCTTCTTCGTCGCGCCGAGCAAGAACATGTCCGCGGCGTTGCCGAGCCAGTTCTTGGGCCTCTTCAACAGCGGGAACATTGGCAACGCGAGCAACCACATCTTCGCCGTCGAGCTCGACACCATCATCAACCCAGAGTTCCATGACATCAACAGCAACcacgtcggcgtcgacgtGAACGGGCTGGTGTCCGTCGACTCCAAGCCCGCCGGGTACTACGCCGACGACACCGGCGAGTTCAAGAACCTGACCCTCTTCAGCGGCGCGGCCATGCAGGTCTGGGTGGActacgacggcggcgccatggTGATTAACGTGACGCTGGCGCCCGTCGAGGTGCCCAAGCCGAGGAAGCCCCTCCTCTCCGTCCCCGTCGACCTCTCGTCGGTTGTGACGGACGAGGCGTACGTCGGcttctcgtcgtcgacggGGCCACACAAGACGCGCCACTACGTGCTAGGCTGGAGCTTTGCTCTGGACggaccggcgccgccgctagACTACACGAAGCTCCCCAAGCTGCCGCGCGCCAACGCCAAGCGGCGGTCCATGTTGCTCAAGGTCGTCGTGCCGGTGGCTACGTCGCTCATCGTTCTCGCCGTGGTCATCGGCGCCTCTCTCCACATatggcatcggcggcggcggcacgccgAGGTCCGGGAGGACTGGGAGGTGGAGTTCGGTCCGCACCGGTTTGCGTACAAGGACCTGGTGCGCGCCACCCGCGGCTTCGACGGCAAGCGGctgctcggcgtcggcgggttTGGCCGCGTGTACAGGGGCGTTCTCCCGGTGTCCAGGACGGAGGTCGCCGTGAAGGTCGTGTCGCACGACGCGAAGCAGGGGATGAGGCAGTTCATCGCCGAGGTTGTCAGCatcggccgcctccgccaccgcaacgTCGTGCCTCTGCTCGGCTACTGCCGCCGGAGGGGCGAGCTCTTGCTGGTCTACGACTACATGCCTAACGGCAGCCTAGACCGCTGGCTGTACGGCCagggcgcgccgccgctgagcTGGGCGCAGCGGCTTCGCGCCATCAGAGGCGTCGCGGCCGGCTTGCTCTACCTCCACGAGGACTGGGAGCAGGTGGTCGTCCACCGCGACGTCAAGGCGAGCAACGTTCTCCTCGACGGCGAGATGAACGCGCGCCTCGGCGACTTCGGGCTGGCGAGGCTGTACGACCGCGGCGCCGACCCGAAGACGACGCGGGTGGTGGGCACCATGGGTTACCTCGCGCCGGAGCTCGCGCACAcgcggcgggcgacgccggcgaccgaCGTGTTCGCGTTCGGGTCGTTCGTCCTGGAGGTGGTatgcgggcggcggcccatcGAGCacggcggcaccggcgacggtggcgacgaTGGCCAGCTCGTACTTGCGGACTGGGTGCTCGACCGGTGGCACAAGGGGGAcatcgccggcgcggcggacgcgCGGCTGTGCGGAGACTACGACCGCGAGAAGGCGGCGCTTGTGCTCAAGCTAGGCCTCCTCTGCTCCCAGCCGGCGCCCGGCGCGAGGCCATCGATGCGGCAGGTGGTGCAGTtcctcgacggcgacgccgcgctgccgccggagctAGCGCCCACGTACCGGAGTTTCACCACGCTGGCCATAACGCCCAGCGCCGATGGCTTCGACTCCTCCGCCGTGTCGTGCCCGTCGTCGACGGTGACgagcgtcgacggcggcggatccTCCGTCCATTCTGGAGATCGCGCACAAGAAACCGAAACGCGTTCGCTGATAGAAACACTGTAA